The Apium graveolens cultivar Ventura chromosome 10, ASM990537v1, whole genome shotgun sequence nucleotide sequence AGAATCTGGGCTCAAACAATGATGATCTTCAGTTACATGATGTGGTTCATGAGGATGAATTGGACTGGGATGATGATCATTTCGACATGTTCTGAGCAATGTCAAACCTATCAGTGGGCTTATGTTACCTTGGGCTTAAGAGTATTATTCTGATGCCCTTCTCCAATACTTTCTTAATAAAATTCATTTGTTATTAAAAAAAAGTTGATTTCAAATTACATGCCACTAACTTGTAAACGGGATCATCAACTTTACAAACTAATATTATGGCAAACAAATAAATACACCGATGAAATCACCTTAAACAATTCATGTTCCAAACCCTTAAACCCTTACTCCTATTTTCTTGTTCACAACAAACACTCTATTTTTACATCCCAAAATTTATAAGTTATTATCATTTTCCTTTTTCAACTTTTGGGATGACAGGTATAAACTCATTATTTTCTTTTTCTAGTAATTGTCCTTATTATTCTTTCTTGAATTGACAACTACGCCAATTGTATTTTCGTTTCAAAATCTTTACAAATTATGGTAAATTTCAATATTTTACAAAATTGGGTACTCGATCTGTGTATTCTCAAAGTTGAGTGGTTAACATTTACTTTTAAAATTGAGtgattaatatttaaatttttatcaTCTGCATAATTTTAAAATTGAGTGATTAAttctaataaaaataaaatttagtAATTAATGTTTACTTCTCTGCAAACTTCGATGACTAAAGTATAATTAAGCCTCAATAGAACACTTCCTCAATTTGGGCATAAGACCACAGGGACACAACAATATTCCATGGCTATGTTCTAAAAACGAACCCTAATAAATCAGCGCCAGCACATATCCAATTATAATCTCAAATTCCCGCCAGTTTTTCTAATTTCTGATATCTTGAATTATTTGTGAAAAAATGATGATGAGAGAATCAGGAATTGTAAATAGATACAAGAAATTAGAGCTACAAGAATCAATGGCTAGATTCCACCAATACCCTTTAGCTTGTAAAGAACTCTCTTCTATTATCAGGCTCGCTTTCTCTAAACTCCCCAAATTTCTTCAGCATCTCATCTTCGACGACGTCGTTTTCGCCTTTCGAACCCTCCCCCTGTAAGTCCCCCTTTTATCCCTTCCGCTTTATCCTTTTTTTTTGTATTAAGTTGATGATCGTTTTGTTTATTGATTTAGATTTGGTGATTTTACTGTGTATTTTTGGTTGATATTGTGCCGATACGGTTACGATTATTGAATAGAAACAACTGAATTATGCTCATTTACGCAAAGATAGGCTTAGTTCTGCTAGATTGGTTGGCGGATTAGTAAGTAAGGTCTGCGCGTGCCACTCACTTGACACTCCCTATCAACTACTCTACTTACTAGTGGAATTCACGGTGTGTctttggtttggtttggtttggtttagTTGAACCTCGATTAAGTAATAATCGTTAAAGTAATAACCTCGTTAAAGTAATAACctcgttaaaataatattttttttctgGTGGCATCATAGATAAAGTAATAAACTCgctaaagtaatattttttctcGGTCCCAACctattactttaaagaggtttaactgtACAAAGCAGGGGGCTTTTGATTTggaatatatttttttaatagttTCTGCCCCAAACATTCTTGTGTGAACATAGAAATGGCACAGAAAAACAAATGTAACATCTTCTGATGTTACAGAATGGAGGCGTCATCTGCTGTTGAAGCAGCTAATCTCCTCCTTCAGGCTGCAGAGTCTGTACTGCCAAAGCAAAAGAAGGGTATGGCTGCAAAGGAGTTTAAGCTTGCGATGGTAGCTCATAAGAGGCGCTGGAAAGCAAGGAAGCATGGAGAAGGTTCTCTTTTTCATTCTTTAGTAGGAGTATTTTATTTTCTTCAAGTATAATGTGTTTTTGTTGCTGAATTGTACACGAATAATCACCTAATAGCTCTGCTTTCTAGATTTTAGAAAGTATTCTCTCTCTTTTTTAAAGTGATTGTTTAATTTCATCAAGAATGAAGCATGAGATGATATGACGGTTTTCTGTAGCTTGATGTTAACTACAACTCTAACTTAGGATAAAGAATTTTTTTCCGGTTAAAGTTTTGCTTCAACCTAGTATGTATTGTATGGCTCTATTTCAGGTACAACCCAGCTTCCTGAAGATGTGCTTATCCACATATTTAGTTTCTTAGATTTGCGATCTTTAGTTGCAGCTGCGTCAGTCAGCAGGTATTTCCTTCTCTTCAGCATTCACTGTTTAAAAACTATCTTGTTCACGGTTGCAGTATTTTCCACAGTATGGTGTTGTAGTTGTCACCTGTTTTTTTCTTATGTAATGCTAGATAACATCCACAGAGTAGTATCAAAACAATGCTCTGGACTACTACATGACCAAAACAATACCGGACTACTTTGTTGCCTGCATAACACACTACATATATTTTATTTGTAGATCCTGGAACCTGGCCACAAGCGATAATAGATTATGGCAGTTGCAACATTCTATTTACTTTGCTGATTCTGATACTCTTTATGAGATTAAGATACTTCAAACACAAACAGGACATGCTGAGACGAAGCTTATATATGTACAGAGTGATGTTAACAGAGTTGACTTTGATTGGAGAGAAGCATTTAAAAGAGATTGTAAAGGTAATTTTAGTTCTTTTTAATAAATGGATTAGTTCTGCCTTTTCTTTTTCATGCATATCACGGCAAGGGCCTCACTTAGCGCAAGGCAACTGGAAAGAGGCCTGCGCTTCACCTGCTGAGGAATAGGCGACGTCTCATCAAAGTGAAGCCCATTTTTGCCtgcttattattatttttttcataaGTTTGGAGCCGTTTCAATTGTCAAAATCCAGTGGCTGTTGTAATAACTCTCTCATTCTTCCTCCTTTCTTCTTCTAATATGATTACTTCTTTTCAATGAATGGTATGTCGATTATGACTTATGAGTTATTATTATCAAAATAGATCATATTTAATTTACTGCACGCATGCAGTTTAGATACTCATGTTGTGTAGCCGCCTATGTTACCTGGAGTCGAGTACGGGCGTGGATCCAAGTGTCAGACTCTTAGTCCTAAAAAAAATTAGGATATGGATCCGAAATTGGACATGGGTGCGGGGATTCGGCATATAACCTTCACATAAGTTAATTTTTACCTACTTTTTAATTTCTTGGAGTTAAAGTGTCGGTTTCCGTATGAATGACCGGATTCAGATCCTAGACCCACGCCCATGTCATGTCCAGTCAACATGGGTATGAGGGCAAAATTGAAGAGCCCGGGTAACGTAGAGTAGCCCCCAATTTTTTTGTTGATAATATATCCTGATAGAAATCTATGGCCATGTTTGTTTAATGGGATTATAATCCCGGGATAATAATCTCGGGATAACTAATCCCATCAAAATTAGTCCTATGGATTAAATAATCTTATCCTAAGTTTGTTTGGAAGGATTAAGTATAGGATTGAAATATAATCCTTTAAAACTTTATCCTATGTTTGTTTTGTGGGATGTACTTGGGATTGGAATATAGccctttaaattttccaatcctATGTTTGTTTCATATGGGATAACAATGAGGGGAttataatcttttaaaaaatGACTTGTAGGAGGGGATAAAACAATACCTCCTCCCACCAAGTATTAGATGGGATAATAGTCTTATCCTCTACTCCAGCAAAACAAACATGGGATAGGataatttaaaggattataatccttggataactcttcactaattttttacaaaacaaacatgggattggaaaatttaaaggatAATAATCATATCCCTGCTtaataccattaaacaaacaTGGCCTATGGGTAAAAGAGGACTACATATTTTACTTTAGTTTGAATACTTTTTAGCAGGAACTCATAATTATTCTTTGTTAATTTTTTACCTTGAATTTTATATTCGGTTTATGTTCTCTCTGTctttattaatataatattttaaatctaaATTTATACATTATGCTTATAATACACTCTTTTCTTCCCTTAAAGTTGTTTATGTTCATAAAAGTAACTTGTTAACCTGTCTCATTTAGTACTCGTTGAATTTAGATGATTATTTATTTGCATGTGTAATTCTATATATAATGTATTGTTAATCCTGCGCCTGTTATCAAAGAGACGCTCCGCCTCGCACCTAGATCTTTGGGAACCTTTGCCCTCCTCGCCATTAATAACACTACTTGATACACATTCCGGTCACTTCAAGCTGGTAATCTTTAATATTATCATACTTTTTTCCAATTGTGCATCATCAGTGCTGGTTTACTGTAGCAACTTAGGGTGCATTTGGATTGTTAGTTGGAATGAGATACGAGAATGGGAATGGGGGTTAATGGGAATGGGAATGGGAATGACTTGGCATCCCCGCAACAGTCTAATACCTAAAGAGGAAGATGTTATCTCGCATAGACAGATTATTTTCTTTCAACTAAGGAATGCTGTTTCCCCTTGTTTACTGGGTATGAATTTACTTTTACTAAATATTTCTTGTCCTTATGATGTCGTTGATAATTTTTTTCCCAGGCTTCTTCTCAAAGATATTTAGCGCATCTTTAAGAGGTTACTGCAAGCGTTGCAGTACTATAATGTGGCTTAATGACCAGTGTACTAATAAACGTTGTAGACCAAGTTGTGCAAATCACCTAATAAAGCCCATACCAACTCAGAAGGTAACTCATATTCTTGTGTAAGAACTTGGGGCGCTATAAAATTCGTTACTCTGGTTTTCTCATGGTTGCTTTCTTTGTTTCAAAACATGATATAAGTTTTTCATTTTAATTTTGGCCCAACTGAATGTCTGTCTGTCAAATACGCTGACCTTTGTATTTGATTTTTCCAGATTGTCAAATTGGTAATGGAGGGCTCTCTGGAGGGCGCTAATTTGTGGATGTCTTCTTCAGACAGTGATAGTGATTCAGAAGAAGGGTCTCCCTCTGGGCTATGGGCTTATCCTTTGTGTACAGAAACCTTGTAAAAAGTTCAGTGTGTTTTATTATCACTTATCAGGATTGTTTTACTTGATGCCTGCTCGGAGGAAATCAATCCGCTCCCTACCCAAACTTTGGTGTCAGTGGCTTTATGATATAGGTTAACTTTAGCGAAGGGATTGGCAGAATTGTCTTGTGCCTGTTCTGCAGCTTTACCTGTTCACTCCGATATGTTAAAAGCATAAAAGAGAAAAAAGAACAAAAGAAAATGCAGTTGAGGACCTAAGATCAAATATCCTTCACATGATTTGTTACTAATAATGTGCATTGTGCAGAAAAATACTAGTTTTCATTCTCAGACGCATTGAGACTTGCTGTGTAGCATAATTGTTTTGGTGACCTTGTTTGGTGATCTTGTTTTAATGTGTACATACTTGTCACTAATTCCCTTTAAAGAGTAAGTTGTGCGATGCACGGGCTGATTATAATATTTGCAAATTgcttattatataaaaatatattataaaaaataataattaggTATTATTGAAATTAAAGAAGTTAATTTTTTTATGTATGGTTGGAtctaaaatatgaataaaaaatatgaattattttctaatattaaaattaagtttGGAAGAATTTGGTTTTCTGGACAAGAGATGGGATGAAGTTTAGGAAAATTAGAACTTAAGTTGAATTGTTTCAAaaattttgtaattatattagatacctgatttaatatatttaaataaattgaaaACAAATGTTTTAGTAATGCGTTAACCAACCGATTAAATGAAATATTGTTTcgtttataatagtatagtatagatatatataGGGTTTTGGTCCGCAATCCCGGGTGGCCGTAGTAACCACCCGGTACCCAGCATTAGTTCATTGCGGGGTGCGCGTTGGTTCAAGTAATAgtttgttaaaataaagaatttttaatagaaatatataaatacaaaataaaaatataacaaccAGATAATAAATAAATTAGGAATTTCAacatcaattaaaattatttatatatttattatcaATTATTTTACAAAAATTTCAGCAATGAAGCAAAGCAATGTATTTAGTATTCACATGATAAGGTTTTATTTAACACAGTTAGCATTGGACTGCGTTGGTAACGAATTCATGATACTCTAATATGAAACCTGTAGCTTTGTAAATTTTCTTCCGGGGAAGGGTGTAGTCCATTTTAAGGAATCTTTAAGATATTGTCTCGCAGGATCGTACTTCCAAACAAAAGCAATCTATTTATACTTAACTATAATAATCAGAAAAGAGTATAATTTAATTTAACAAAATAATTATTTcgttaaatttaaatattaaaataatgaaCTAAGTGTCTACCCATCTGAATCTCTCCAACAAACCTACATTAATAACAAACATCACATATATTAATATtgcaaattaaaatataaatatttaacaAGAACCCATGCATTACATTCATATTCTTCGATCATTTTTTCGATCATTTTTCCTGAATGGTTTTTGCATAATAAAAATAGATAACTTGTTAATGTTTTACCAGCACAATATGAAAGTATCAACTAAACTGGTTACAAAGAACACCTGCTGAAAAACCTAGCCAAATAAATACTCCTTGGTGGGTTTAAGGTTATCATACCACGTCCGTAAATTTATTCCTTACTAAAACGTGTTTGATGTTTACGACACTGCAGGCAACACAGCTGATCAAGCCTCAAAAGATGAAAAGAGCCCTTTGATTCCAT carries:
- the LOC141689926 gene encoding F-box protein At5g52880 is translated as MMMRESGIVNRYKKLELQESMARFHQYPLACKELSSIIRLAFSKLPKFLQHLIFDDVVFAFRTLPLMEASSAVEAANLLLQAAESVLPKQKKGMAAKEFKLAMVAHKRRWKARKHGEGTTQLPEDVLIHIFSFLDLRSLVAAASVSRSWNLATSDNRLWQLQHSIYFADSDTLYEIKILQTQTGHAETKLIYVQSDVNRVDFDWREAFKRDCKGFFSKIFSASLRGYCKRCSTIMWLNDQCTNKRCRPSCANHLIKPIPTQKIVKLVMEGSLEGANLWMSSSDSDSDSEEGSPSGLWAYPLCTETL